The uncultured Campylobacter sp. sequence CTACGCAAACACTCCCGGCAGCTTCATGGGTATGAAGGTGAGCTACGTGATCTTGCGCGCGCTTAGCATCGCTCTTGATGTGCCGCTGTACGCGATCAGCGGCTTTGAGCTAAGCGGCTTCGGGCCGATCAGAGCGAACAAAAACTTCAGCTACGTTTACGAGTGCGGCGAAATCAGGATGAAAAAATGTGCCCCCGCCGCGCTATCTTTGCCGCAGGATTTATCGGTTTTAAATAAAAGCGATGATATACTTCCAAATTACATCATAGAAGCGGTTTAGGAGAGAGCTTGATTATAAGAATTCCTGCGACGAGCGCAAATTTAGGCCCCGGTTTCGACGCGCTCGGCCTTAGCCTAGGGCTATTTAACGAAGTAGAGATTACCGAGCAGAAGTTTTTTTGCGTATCGCTTAGCGGCGAGGGTAGCGACAGAGCGTGGCTAAAAAAGGGCAACGCTTTTTTGAACATTTTCAATGAAATTTACAGAAAACTAGGCGGCGGGCAAGAGATAAATTTTAAATTTGCTTTTCACAACAACATCCCGTTTTCGCGCGGGCTGGGCAGCAGCTCGGCCGTGATCGTAGGCGCTATCGCAAGCGCTTATAAAATTTGCGGTTTTGAAATCGATCGTGCTAAAATTTTAAACACGGCGCTGGAATATGAAAATCACCCTGATAATATCGCGCCCGCGACGCTCGGCGGCTTTGTCAGCAGCGTCGTGGACGGCAAGACGGTTCGCACGCAAAAATGCGAAATTTCGCAAGATCTGCAAGCGGTCGTCGTCATCCCCGATACGCCGATGCCTACGAACGAATCGCGCGGCAAGCTGCCTAAGAGCTTTTCGATCAAAGATTGCGTTAGCAACCTCTCGCATGCGGCGTTTCTGACCGCTT is a genomic window containing:
- a CDS encoding glycoprotease translates to MYENGAKIAEFASAEGEKADKFLICKFSEILKTYKIKELIYANTPGSFMGMKVSYVILRALSIALDVPLYAISGFELSGFGPIRANKNFSYVYECGEIRMKKCAPAALSLPQDLSVLNKSDDILPNYIIEAV
- the thrB gene encoding homoserine kinase translates to MIIRIPATSANLGPGFDALGLSLGLFNEVEITEQKFFCVSLSGEGSDRAWLKKGNAFLNIFNEIYRKLGGGQEINFKFAFHNNIPFSRGLGSSSAVIVGAIASAYKICGFEIDRAKILNTALEYENHPDNIAPATLGGFVSSVVDGKTVRTQKCEISQDLQAVVVIPDTPMPTNESRGKLPKSFSIKDCVSNLSHAAFLTACFMRRDYDSLRYACIDKMHEQMRMGVLPQLFGVREIAYDNGALMSSLSGSGSSFLNLAYRSDAAKLKACLSENFKNFRVEILDIDNGGFNID